The proteins below are encoded in one region of uncultured Desulfovibrio sp.:
- a CDS encoding translation initiation factor IF-2, with amino-acid sequence MLLLVLALCGTAGTLMWHACAESVLAASAFSPRRSGLEPPGGPRPLEGLPGRDVSRTDQGGMGYTDAYGRVLEDRPPPEAKPRHRPGPGAYGGYGREAKPVRPLPEVQESRPAWNFN; translated from the coding sequence ATGCTGCTGCTGGTTCTTGCCCTGTGCGGCACGGCAGGCACGCTGATGTGGCATGCCTGCGCAGAGAGCGTCCTGGCGGCATCCGCCTTCAGCCCGCGGCGTTCCGGTCTGGAACCGCCGGGGGGCCCCCGCCCCCTGGAGGGACTGCCCGGGCGCGATGTGAGCCGTACGGATCAAGGCGGCATGGGCTATACCGATGCCTACGGTCGCGTGCTGGAAGACCGTCCTCCCCCGGAAGCAAAGCCCCGGCACCGCCCCGGGCCGGGCGCCTATGGCGGCTATGGCCGCGAGGCGAAGCCGGTACGGCCCCTGCCTGAGGTGCAGGAATCCAGGCCCGCATGGAATTTCAACTGA
- the pheS gene encoding phenylalanine--tRNA ligase subunit alpha, with product MDLITALEGLVPELESGLAQASSLEALEVLRVDFLGRKGRLAHIMSALPQLAPADRPAAGQKANAVKEQLSALFEQHKSALEQAREAEALRRFDPTIPGRLPWRGSLHPDTLVIEEICDVLRGLGFDVASGPEVENDFYNFESLNMPPEHPARDMQDTLYVSDKVVMRTHTSPVQVRTMLSRKPPLAVICPGKVYRRDSDLTHTPMFHQIEGLMVGHGISMAHLRGILTAFVREIFGSATQVRFRPSFFPFTEPSAEVDISCCMCGGKGHVNGEPCRVCKTTGWVEILGCGMVDPAVYAAVGYPSDVSGFAFGLGVERVAMLKYGIGDLRMFFENDARFLGQFA from the coding sequence ATGGATCTGATTACCGCATTGGAAGGTCTGGTGCCGGAACTCGAATCGGGTTTGGCCCAGGCTTCTTCGTTGGAGGCGCTGGAAGTCCTGCGCGTGGATTTTCTGGGTCGCAAGGGGCGTCTGGCCCATATCATGAGCGCCCTGCCGCAGCTGGCGCCGGCTGACAGGCCGGCCGCCGGGCAGAAGGCCAACGCCGTGAAGGAACAGCTTTCCGCCCTGTTCGAGCAGCACAAAAGCGCGCTGGAACAGGCCCGCGAGGCCGAGGCCCTGCGCCGCTTTGACCCCACCATCCCCGGTCGCCTGCCCTGGCGCGGTTCCCTGCATCCCGACACGCTGGTCATCGAGGAAATCTGCGATGTGCTGCGCGGCCTGGGCTTTGACGTGGCCTCCGGCCCGGAAGTGGAAAACGACTTCTACAATTTCGAATCTCTCAACATGCCGCCGGAGCATCCTGCCCGCGACATGCAGGATACCCTGTATGTCAGCGACAAGGTGGTCATGCGCACCCATACCTCGCCTGTGCAGGTGCGCACCATGCTTTCCCGCAAGCCGCCCCTGGCGGTCATCTGCCCCGGCAAGGTCTATCGCCGCGACTCCGACCTCACCCATACGCCCATGTTCCATCAGATCGAGGGCCTCATGGTGGGCCACGGCATCAGCATGGCCCATCTGCGCGGCATTCTCACCGCCTTTGTGCGCGAGATTTTCGGCAGCGCCACCCAGGTGCGCTTCCGTCCCAGCTTCTTTCCCTTCACGGAACCTTCCGCCGAAGTGGACATCTCCTGCTGCATGTGCGGCGGCAAGGGCCATGTGAACGGCGAACCCTGCCGCGTGTGCAAGACCACGGGCTGGGTGGAAATCCTGGGCTGCGGCATGGTGGACCCCGCGGTCTATGCGGCGGTGGGCTATCCGTCCGACGTGAGCGGCTTTGCCTTTGGCCTGGGTGTGGAACGTGTGGCCATGCTTAAGTACGGCATTGGCGATTTGCGGATGTTCTTTGAAAATGACGCGCGTTTCCTTGGCCAGTTCGCCTAG
- the rplT gene encoding 50S ribosomal protein L20, which produces MRVKRGLAAHRRHKKYLSAAKGFRGGRSRLYRTAREAVERALQYSFIGRKHRKRDFRTLWILRINAGARLNGLSYSRLMHGLNKAGITLNRKVLADLAVFHKDDFAKVVELAKAAL; this is translated from the coding sequence ATGCGTGTGAAGAGAGGTCTTGCCGCCCATCGTCGGCACAAAAAGTATCTGAGCGCTGCCAAGGGCTTTCGCGGCGGCCGCAGCCGTCTGTACCGTACCGCCCGCGAGGCCGTGGAACGTGCGCTCCAGTATTCCTTCATCGGTCGCAAGCACCGCAAGCGCGATTTCCGCACCCTGTGGATTCTGCGCATCAACGCCGGTGCGCGCCTGAACGGTCTGTCCTACAGCCGTCTGATGCATGGCCTCAACAAGGCCGGCATCACGCTCAACCGCAAGGTCCTCGCCGATCTGGCCGTTTTCCACAAGGATGATTTCGCCAAGGTGGTGGAACTGGCCAAGGCCGCGCTGTAG